One Mus musculus strain C57BL/6J chromosome Y, GRCm38.p6 C57BL/6J DNA segment encodes these proteins:
- the Gm20929 gene encoding X-linked lymphocyte-regulated protein PM1-like, giving the protein MRRMALKKLKVIPKEGYLLLLDFDDEDDDIKVSEEALSEVKSPAFDKNENISPQAEADEDMGDEVDSMLDKSEVNNPAIGKDENISPQVKGDEDMGHEVGSMLDKSGDDIYKTLHIKRKWMETYVKESFKGSNQKLERFCKTNERERKNINNKFCEQYITTFQKSDMDVQKFNEEKEKSVNSCQKEQQALKLSKCSQNQTLEAVKEMHEKSMEVLMNLGTKN; this is encoded by the exons atgagaagaatggctcttaagaaattgaaggtgataccaaaggaaggttacttattacttttggactttgatgatgaggacgatgacataaaagtttcagaggaggctctttcggaag taaagagcccagcatttgataaaaatgagaatatatcgcctcaagcagaagcagatgaagatatggg agatgaagtagacagtatgttggataaatctgaag taaataatccagcaattggtaaagatgaaaatatatcgcctcaagtaaaaggagatgaagacatggg acatgaagtaggcagtatgttggataaatctggag atgacatttataagacgcttcacataaagagaaaatggatggaaacttatgtcaaagaatctttcaaaggcagcaaccagaaattagaaagattttgcaaaacgaacgaacgagagag gaagaacatcaacaacaaattttgtgagcagtatataactacatttcagaagtctgatatggatgtacagaaattcaatgaagaaaaagaaaaatcagtg aatagttgtcaaaaagaacaacaagcattgaaactgtccaaatgtagtcagaaccagaccctggaagcagttaaagaaatgcatgagaagtccatggag gttttgatgaacttggggaccaagaactaa